The segment CAAGTCCACAAGACGCTTGGTCACTTCGTCGACCTTGGCCGCGTCGGCATCCTTGGCAGCCAGCAGAGCCTCGAGCTCCATATGCTTGGCGTACACTTCCTGACGCAGGGACTGAGTCTTGGAGAAATACTCCTTCTGAAGGATATCCAGCTTCTCCTGCTGTTCGGGGGTCAGCGTTTGGGCGGGGCCGTATCCGCCGCATCCGCCGCGTCCGTTCCCGGGGCCCATTCCAGGGCCGTAAGCGAAGGCCATGGCGGAGAGGGACAGGACCGCCACGGTCGCGATTACGATACTCAATGTTTTACGGTTCATCATGTGCTCCTTGTCATTGCGTTGCATTCAACGTGGATGCCTCTCATTAAGCACATGCCGTGCCAAAAACTCATACCCTGTAAAACCAGCATATTGGCGAAAAAATGAAGGACAAGCCCCTGCTTTGTGCAATATACAACACACCATACTTTGCACATAAGTGCAACATAGTGCACAGAAGCACACGTCTGCACATCAATGACAGGCGGCCCCATTATTGCCTCCAGCAGCGTTCAGAGGTACAAGCGTCGCTCCTGCCTTATCCTTATATAGCCCGGACAACGAGCATGCCCACCTTGCCCACTACCGACGAATCGTCCACTTTGCCCCTGCGTGGCGCGTTGCCCTATCTCCTGATATTCGCCGGGCTGTTCTTCGTGAATTTCGCCTCGCGGGTCATCCTCGGGCCATTCCTGCCCATGATCGAAATCGAGTTCGGCATCAGCCACACCCAGGCGGGAGGCCTGTTCCTGCCCATCTCCCTGGGCATGAGCATCTCCATGGTCCTGTCCAGCATCGCGGCACGCCTGTTGCGCCACCGCGGGGCCATCCTGCTCTCCACATTTGCCATAGGTCTGACCATGATTGCGGTCTCCCGTGCGCCGAACATGCCGTTGTTGCGGCTGTACCTGCTGCTGATGGGCATGGCCGGGGGTCTGTACTTCCCCTCTGCCATTTCGGCCATCACCAGCATTCTGGAGCACCGTCACTGGGGCAAGGGATTGGCTGTGCACGAGCTGGCCCCCAATGCAGCGTTCATAGTCATCCCGGCGCTGGGTGCCATACTGGCGGAGGTCGTATCCTGGAGAACCGTCTTTGCGGGATTCGGCGTGCTGGGCCTGTGCATGGGGGTGTTGTTCATCATCAAGGGACGCGGAGGCGAACAGCGGGGGCAGACGCCCAGTCCTGCCATGATCTTTCAGGAAGTCCTTTTGCGACCGGCATTCTGGGGGCTGGCACTGCTCTTTTCACTGGCCATTGCAGCCAGCTTCGGCCCTTACAGCATGCTTTCCCTGTACCTCATCGACGAGGTCCACATGGATGTGGAACGGGCCAATATGGTGCTCATGGCCTCGCGCATGGCGGGACCGCTGGTGGCATTGACATCGGGAATCATTGTGGATCGCATCGGCGCTCGCGCCACGGCGGCCCTGTCCCTGGGGCTGACGGGCACACTCACGGCCTGTCTGGGGCTCTTTTCTGACTGGGGCCTCATTGCCGCAGCCATCGGGCAGCCCATCCTGGCCGTGTGCTTTTTCCCCGCCGGGTTGACCGCTGTCTCACTGGCTTTTCCTGACCGGGTGCGCAATATCGCGGTCTCATTCATCGTGCCCGTGGCTGTGCTGCTGGGAAGTGGCCTCACGCCACCCGCGCTGGGATGGTTCGGAGACCGGGGAGATTTCGCAGGGGGATTCGTCTGGCTCGGTGTGCTCATCACCGCCGGAGTGCTGCCCCTCAAATTCATGCGCTTTTCCAAGCGCGACTAGCGCCAGCACAGCCCCGGAAACACACCCGGCTCACGCATCACTCGCAGCCGAGTCTACGACTGCCTACCCTTCCGAGTCCTGATCAACGGAAGCAGCCGCATCCTCGGGCTTGATGACGTCACCAAAAACCTCGCCATAAATACGCAGCATGACCATGGTAAACGACAGGATGAGCGGTCCATACAGCAAGCCGGGAGGGCCAAAGGCCTGCAAGCCGCCGATCACGGACAAGAAAATATACAGCAGGGGCATGCCCGAGGCTTCCTTCATGAAATAGGGCCTCAGGAACGTGTCGATACTGGTGACGATGATTCCGCACCATCCCAGCAGAATCAAAGAGGACTGATACTCCCCGATAATCAGCAGGTACAAGGTCGCCGGAACCCAGACGATGCCCGTGCCAAGCACAGGAACCAGAGAGGTGAAGCCCATCATCGTCCCCCAGAACAACGGGGGGATTCCCACAAGGGACAAGCCGAATCCACCCACCACGCCCTGCAACAGGGCCACCAGCAATCCACCCACCAGCACCGAACGCGACACATTGCGCAGACTATTGATGATGGTGTCTTCCTGATCCTCATGCAGCGGGGACAGATACTTCACATACTGAACCATGCGTCGACCGTCCTTGAGCAGGAAGAACAACACAAACAGCATGATCATGAACTGCATCAGGACATTGAAGGCGTTCCCCAGGATGCTCGTACCCATGGCAATCATGGTCTGGCCCACATTTCGCGAGAACTGGATCATCCCGGACTGAAAATCGATGCCCGCAAAATCAATGAAGGGCAGCTTCTCTTGCAGCCACGACAGCACCGTCTCTACCCGGGCCCTGGTCAACAACTCCTGGAAATCGGGACTGCGCAGCCAGGCCGTGACCTCGGCAATGGAGGTTGCTCCCTGACTCACCAACCCGGTCAGAAAAAAGAACATGGGCAGGAACACGCAGAAAATCACGATCAGCAACACGGCCACGGCGGCGAACGTATCCTTGCCTCCCAGCTTACTGGAAACCCAGGTGAACAGGGGATAGAAGATGGCTGCCAGCACGCTGGAGAAAACAATGGGCGTCAAGAAAGGACTGAACACCCGGTACGCGAGGTACAGGGCAAACAGGATCAAAATCCCCAAAGTCCATTTGTACATGCCACCGTCGGCAGGACGGTGAGTGGGGCCGTGCTCGTTCACAATCGTTTCTCCATAAAGATCGAGGATATCGACTCCTGCTTTGTAGCAGGCTCCGCCCCGGCGCGCCAGAGGTAAACGGATCCGGCACATCCTGCCCTGCTCAACAGGTTTGACAAGCCGGGGACAGACCGTATACCACCCGGACAGCTTCAATTGGAGGATACAACCATGCGCGATAAAGTGGAACAGGCCCTGGCCAAGGTTCGTCCGGCCCTGCAGGCCGACGGCGGCGACGTTGAACTGGTGAACATTACCGAAGACGGAGTGGTCCAGGTGCGCCTCCAGGGCGCCTGCAAAGGCTGCCCCATGTCGCAGATGACCCTGAAAAACGGCATCGAACGCATCGTCCTCAAGGAAGTTCCAGAGGTTCAGAGCGTCGAGGCCGTATAGCGGTCCGGCACCAACATCCTTTAAATATGTAACCCCGAGGCCTTTCGGCTCCGGGGGCCCGGCTATTTGTGCCGGACTCTTTCCGTCAGGAGATCATACCAATGACCAAAGTCGTCACCCGCTTCCCCCCCAGCCCCACGGGCTATCTACATATCGGCGGCGCCCGTACCGCTCTGTTCAACTGGCTGTTTGCCCGTGCCCACGACGGCGAATTCGTGCTGCGCATCGAGGATACCGACCAGGCCCGCTCCACCCCAGAGATGACCCAGGCCATCGTGGATGGCATGAACTGGCTTGGACTGGACTGGGACCATGGTCCGTACCTGCAGTCTGATCGCACCGAGCTGTACAACCAGCACATCGAGAAGCTCATCGAAACCGGCCACGCCTATTACTGCGATTGCACCTCCGAGCAGGTGGATGCCATGCGCGAAAAGGCCCGGGCCGAGGGCAAGAAGCCCAAATACGATGAGTCCTGTCGCAGCAAGAACCTCGGCCCCGGCGAGGGGCGTGTGGTGCGTTTCAAGGCCCCCGAAGGCCTGTGCGCCTGGAAGGACCTGGTCAAGGGCCCCATCTCCATGGACTATCAGGAGATGGTGGACGATTTCATCATCCGCCGAGGCAACGGCAGCCCCATGTACAATCTGGCCGTGGTGGTGGATGACGCCGACATGGGCGTGACACACATCATCCGGGGCGAGGACCACCTGTCCAACAACCCCAAGCAGATGGCCCTGTACAACGCATTGGGCTACCCCATGCCCGAATTCGGTCATGTGCCCATGATTTTCGGCTCGGACAAGAAGAAGCTTTCCAAACGCCATGGGGCCATGAGCGTCATGGAATACGAGAAGATGGGCTTTTTGCCCGAAGCCATGGTCAACTATCTGGTACGTCTGGGCTGGGGCCACGGCGACCAGGAAGTGTTCAGCCGCGAGGAACTCGTGGAGCTGTTCAATGCCAAGGGCCTGAACTCCTCCCCGTCCATGTTCGACCTGACCAAATTGACCAGCGTCAACGCCCATTACATCAAGGAAGCCTCCGTGGAGTCGCTGGTGCCGCTGTTGGCTCGCTATCTGAAGGACCTTGATCTTGAGGCCGACGACGCCAAACTGGCCGAAATCGTGCCCCTGTATCAGCCCCGCGCCACCACCATGGTGGAGATGGCCGAGCAATGCGCGTTCTTCCTGATGGATGACGAACAGATCGAGTTCGAAGAAAAGGCCGTGAAAAAGAATCTGAAACCAGCAGCACGCGAACTCCTTGCAGAAGTACGCGCCCTGCTGGCGACAGTGGACGAGTTCACCGAAGCCGCTCTGGAAGAAGCTCTGCATGCCTTTGCCGAAGAACGCGAGCTCAAGTTCGGCAAGATTGCCCAACCCGTGCGCGTGGCCATCACCGGTCGCAGCTTCAGCCCCGGCCTGTACGAGACCCTGGCCGTGCTGGGCAAGGACAAGTCCCTGAATCGCATGGACCGGGCACTGGCTCTGCCTCAGGACTAGCTCCCGCCACAACGATCATGAAAAAGCCCCGGCCATGACATGGCCGGGGCTTTTTTTGGTGAACAGAGCCTACGCACGAGCAGACTCCCCCCATCAGCAGGCATCCCCCCGGGGGAGAAGCCTCCGACCGGAGGAAACAAGAAAAGCCTCGCAGGCAATACCTGCGAGGCCATTTTCCATGTCATGCGCGGGAGCTAGGAAGCCTTGGAAACAGCGGGCTTCTTGATGCTGCCGGAACGAATGCAACGAGTGCAAACCTTCATGCTTTTGACCTCGCCGGAGTCCAGCTGCACGCGAATCTTCTGAAGATTGGGCATGAAACGACGCTTGGTCTTGTTGTGTGCGTGGGAAACGTTATTACCAACCTGGGGGCGCTTGCCGCAGATCTCACAAACCTGGCTCATGGTGATCCTCCTGTATTTTTCCGGCGGTGACCGCGCACGGCGCGACCCGCTGAAAGAGTCCGTAAATTTGGCTGGGCGGCGGGGACTGCCCCGCATGCACCCAAAGCGAATTCGCTTCCTTATACCAGCCAGAATGAAAACGCAAGCGCTTCGGCCTTGACAATACGAAAAATTCACCTATAGGTATGTCCTCTTGCGAGGCAAATCATGCACACATTATGGATCGACATTACAGACATCCCGGCGCAGGGCCGGGAATTTTCATTTACGGACCCCGAGATATGGGCTGTCCCTGCCAAAGAGTATGGGATGGACGTGGTACCGGGCGACGATATTGAAGCCAAGGTGCACCTCAATCCGCAGGATAAAACCTGCATTGTGAATGGGCGCATCTCCGGCACGGTCACTATCCCTTGCGACCGCTGCCTGCAAAGTGCATCATTCTCCTTTGATCAGCAGTTCAACACCTTCGAGGAGTTGACTCCTGAAATGGAAGATGGTCATGAGCCTCTGATTCGTGAGCACAAAGGCAAGTTAGAGCTTGACGTAGGGACGATCCTTTGGGAACAGTTCGTCCTCGCTTTGCCAGCCAAGCCTCTGTGCTCTGACGAATGCAAAGGTTTGTGCCCCCAATGTGGGGCTGAACTTAACAAGCAGGAATGCAGCTGCAAGGCCCAAGGCGGCGACCCCAGAATGGCCGCTCTGCGGAATCTCAAAATTCCGAGCAAAGGCAACTAGAGACGAACGCCACCCTCCGGGCAGGCGATCTCATACAAGACATCAAGAAAGAGGTAATACCAATGGCAGTACCCAAGAAGAAAACTTCCAAGTCCAAGAAAGGCATGCGCCGCTCCCACGATCGCGTGGCCAAGCCCACTGTGATCTACTGCGAATGCGGAGAGCCCACCCTGCCTCACCGCGCCTGCTCCAGCTGCGGCGCTTACAAGGGCAAACAGGTGCTTTTCCAGGAAGATGCCGAGTAGCAAGCCCCGCATAGCCGTTGACGCCATGGGCGGTGACAGCGGCCCCGGCGTGGTTGTTCCCGGCGCACTTGACGCCGCGAGGGAGATGGGCTTGTCCCTGATCCTGGTGGGGGACGAGACCATGCTTCGGGGCGAGTTGTCGCGTTCCGACACGTCCGGACTGGATGTCGAAGTCATTCACACCACTCAGGTGGCGGAAATGACCGACAAGCCTTCGGACGTGTTGCGCCGTAAAAAGGATTCCTCCATCCAGGTGGCTTGCCGCCTGGTGAAGGAAGGCCGAGCCGATGGCGTGGTCAGTGCGGGTCATTCCGGAGCCAGCGTGGCTTGCGGAATGTTTGTTATTGGCCGCGTCAAGGGCGTCTTGCGCCCGGCATTCGCTGGCGTCCTCCCTACGGTCAAGAAGCCCATGGTTCTGCTGGACGTGGGTGCCAATGTCGATTCCAAGCCAGAACACCTCTTCCAGTTCGGAATACTGGGAGAAGTGCTCGCGCGCGATGTCCTGGGTTTTGCCCAGCCTCGTGTGGGACTGCTGTCCATCGGTGAGGAAGAAGGCAAGGGCAATAGCCTGGTCAAGGAAACCTTTGATCGCCTGAAGGCTTCGTCATTGCGCTTTGTAGGCAATGTGGAAGGCCGCGACGTGTTCACGGGAGACGTGGACGTCGTGGTCTGTGACGGCTTTGTGGGCAACGTTGCCCTGAAACTTTCCGAGGGCCTGGCCTCCAGCATGGCCAAGGTCCTGAAACGCGAACTCATGAGCAGTTGGCTTGGCAAGATAGGGACCTTTCTTGCCAAAGGCAGACTCAGAAGCTTCGCCCGCTTTGTGGATTACGCCGAATACGGCGGAGCGCCACTTCTGGGCCTGGCTGGTATCGTCATTGTCTGCCATGGCGCCTCCAACCCCAAAGCCATCTCCAGTGCCGTGAAAATGGCCGGACGGTTTGTGGAAAGCGGCGCCAACGATCACATCAAAAAAGCGCTGGACAAGCACAAGGGATTGGGCGGCTAACCCCACCTCCCCTCGTCCCGCGCATTCAAACCCGACGGGATCCCATGACACAGCAAGCCTACATCCGTGGTTTCGGGTTCAACGTTCCCGATAATATCGTGACCAACGCCGATCTGGAAAAGATCGTCGATACCAGCGACGAGTGGATCACCACCCGTACCGGCATCAACCAGCGGCACATCTCCCAGGGCGAAGTCACCTCCGACCTCGGCACCAAGGCCGCCCAGCAGGCCCTGACCGACGCTGGCATGAGTGCAGATGAAGTGACACACATCATTTGCGCCACCTGCAGTCCTGACTCCTACTGCCCCAACACCGCCACGCAGATTCAGCACAAGCTCGGCATCTCCGGATGCATGGCCTTTGACCTGAACGCTGCCTGCTCCGGTTTCATCTACAGCCTCCAGGTCGCCCGCAGTTTCGTCAATACCGACCCCAGCGCCGTTGTTCTGATCGTGGCTTCGGAAGTGCTTTCACCCCGGACCAACTGGGAAGACCGCACCACCTGCGTCCTGTTCGGTGATGGCTCCGGCGCAGCCGTGGTCACAGCCGACAAGGGCGAGAACGGCGTCGAGATTCAGGGCGCGCTCATGGAGTCTGACGGCCAGTACGGCGAGCTTCTGACCATCCTGGGTGGCGGCTCCGAGCATCCCTACAAGCTCGGTGACACCATCGATGAAGCCTTCTTCATTCAGATGAATGGTCGTGAAGTCTACAAAGTCGCCGTGCGCAGCATGACCTCGGCCTGCAAGCGCCTGATCGAACAGAGCGAATTGACAGTGGATGATATCGACGTGCTCATCCCGCACCAGGCCAATCTGCGAATCATCGAGGCCGTGGGCAAAAAACTCGGTATCCCCGAGGAACGGGTTTTCACCAACGTCCAGAAATACGGCAACACTTCCGCCGCCAGCGTGGGTATCGCACTGGCTGAAGGCCGCGCCATGGGCGTGCTTGAGCCCGGCACACGGGCACTGCTGACGACCTTTGGAGCCGGGTTCACTTGGGGTGCTCTTATTTTGCAATTTTAGATGATATCGCAACTACCATTGCAACAATCTGAAATTAAAGAATATTCTTTGCGAGTAGTAGTGTTGAAGTCAGCGCTGAATTAGGCTACAAACTCAGCTTCGATTCATTGAAACCGAACCGAGTAATACAATGAGTGATCTTTCAAAAACAGTATTGGTAACCGGCGGCTCCCGAGGCATCGGCAAGGCTTGCGCCCTGCGGATGGCCAAAGAGGGCTACCAGGTCTACCTGACGTATGTCAGCCGTCCCGAAGAGGCTGAAAAGGTCGTGGCCGAAATCGAAGCCGCAGGCGGTAGTGCCAAGGCATTCAAGCTCGACCAGTCCGACCGTGGAGCCATCACCGATTTCTTCAAGGAAGAAATCAAGGGCAAAGTCTTTCTGTCCGCGCTGGTCAACAATGCGGGCATGACCAAAGACGGCCTGATGATGCGCATGAAGGATGAAGACTGGGACAAGGTCATTGCGGTGAACCTGTCCGGTGCTTTTGTCTGTCTGCGTGAAGCCACGAAAATCATGGGCAAGCAGCGCGCCGGGCGCATTGTGAACATGGCGTCCGTGGTGGGTCAGTCCGGCAATGCGGGACAGGCCAACTATGTGGCCTCCAAGGCCGGGCTCATCGGCCTGACCAAGACCGCCGCCCTGGAGCTTGCTCCCCGCAGCATCACCGTCAATGCGGTGGCCCCCGGTTTCATTGAAACCGACATGACTGCAGAACTTCCCGAAAAAGTCACAGAGAACATGCTCAGCCACATCCCCCTGAAGCGCTTCGGGTCCACCGAAGACATCGCCGGGGCTGTTGCCTTCCTGATCTCTGACGACGCCGCCTACATCACCGGACAGGTTCTATCTGTCACCGGCG is part of the Desulfovibrio ferrophilus genome and harbors:
- the rpmF gene encoding 50S ribosomal protein L32; amino-acid sequence: MAVPKKKTSKSKKGMRRSHDRVAKPTVIYCECGEPTLPHRACSSCGAYKGKQVLFQEDAE
- the gltX gene encoding glutamate--tRNA ligase, with the translated sequence MTKVVTRFPPSPTGYLHIGGARTALFNWLFARAHDGEFVLRIEDTDQARSTPEMTQAIVDGMNWLGLDWDHGPYLQSDRTELYNQHIEKLIETGHAYYCDCTSEQVDAMREKARAEGKKPKYDESCRSKNLGPGEGRVVRFKAPEGLCAWKDLVKGPISMDYQEMVDDFIIRRGNGSPMYNLAVVVDDADMGVTHIIRGEDHLSNNPKQMALYNALGYPMPEFGHVPMIFGSDKKKLSKRHGAMSVMEYEKMGFLPEAMVNYLVRLGWGHGDQEVFSREELVELFNAKGLNSSPSMFDLTKLTSVNAHYIKEASVESLVPLLARYLKDLDLEADDAKLAEIVPLYQPRATTMVEMAEQCAFFLMDDEQIEFEEKAVKKNLKPAARELLAEVRALLATVDEFTEAALEEALHAFAEERELKFGKIAQPVRVAITGRSFSPGLYETLAVLGKDKSLNRMDRALALPQD
- the rpmB gene encoding 50S ribosomal protein L28, whose translation is MSQVCEICGKRPQVGNNVSHAHNKTKRRFMPNLQKIRVQLDSGEVKSMKVCTRCIRSGSIKKPAVSKAS
- a CDS encoding NifU family protein, which produces MRDKVEQALAKVRPALQADGGDVELVNITEDGVVQVRLQGACKGCPMSQMTLKNGIERIVLKEVPEVQSVEAV
- a CDS encoding MFS transporter — translated: MPTLPTTDESSTLPLRGALPYLLIFAGLFFVNFASRVILGPFLPMIEIEFGISHTQAGGLFLPISLGMSISMVLSSIAARLLRHRGAILLSTFAIGLTMIAVSRAPNMPLLRLYLLLMGMAGGLYFPSAISAITSILEHRHWGKGLAVHELAPNAAFIVIPALGAILAEVVSWRTVFAGFGVLGLCMGVLFIIKGRGGEQRGQTPSPAMIFQEVLLRPAFWGLALLFSLAIAASFGPYSMLSLYLIDEVHMDVERANMVLMASRMAGPLVALTSGIIVDRIGARATAALSLGLTGTLTACLGLFSDWGLIAAAIGQPILAVCFFPAGLTAVSLAFPDRVRNIAVSFIVPVAVLLGSGLTPPALGWFGDRGDFAGGFVWLGVLITAGVLPLKFMRFSKRD
- the plsX gene encoding phosphate acyltransferase PlsX yields the protein MPSSKPRIAVDAMGGDSGPGVVVPGALDAAREMGLSLILVGDETMLRGELSRSDTSGLDVEVIHTTQVAEMTDKPSDVLRRKKDSSIQVACRLVKEGRADGVVSAGHSGASVACGMFVIGRVKGVLRPAFAGVLPTVKKPMVLLDVGANVDSKPEHLFQFGILGEVLARDVLGFAQPRVGLLSIGEEEGKGNSLVKETFDRLKASSLRFVGNVEGRDVFTGDVDVVVCDGFVGNVALKLSEGLASSMAKVLKRELMSSWLGKIGTFLAKGRLRSFARFVDYAEYGGAPLLGLAGIVIVCHGASNPKAISSAVKMAGRFVESGANDHIKKALDKHKGLGG
- the fabG gene encoding 3-oxoacyl-[acyl-carrier-protein] reductase, with translation MSDLSKTVLVTGGSRGIGKACALRMAKEGYQVYLTYVSRPEEAEKVVAEIEAAGGSAKAFKLDQSDRGAITDFFKEEIKGKVFLSALVNNAGMTKDGLMMRMKDEDWDKVIAVNLSGAFVCLREATKIMGKQRAGRIVNMASVVGQSGNAGQANYVASKAGLIGLTKTAALELAPRSITVNAVAPGFIETDMTAELPEKVTENMLSHIPLKRFGSTEDIAGAVAFLISDDAAYITGQVLSVTGGMYM
- a CDS encoding periplasmic heavy metal sensor; this encodes MMNRKTLSIVIATVAVLSLSAMAFAYGPGMGPGNGRGGCGGYGPAQTLTPEQQEKLDILQKEYFSKTQSLRQEVYAKHMELEALLAAKDADAAKVDEVTKRLVDLKGRMFEQRVEFRKQLKELGIQNYGRGGRGGCGQAKGNCPGYGQRSGPQDGSGPCGGAPNCPGANG
- a CDS encoding AI-2E family transporter, which encodes MCRIRLPLARRGGACYKAGVDILDLYGETIVNEHGPTHRPADGGMYKWTLGILILFALYLAYRVFSPFLTPIVFSSVLAAIFYPLFTWVSSKLGGKDTFAAVAVLLIVIFCVFLPMFFFLTGLVSQGATSIAEVTAWLRSPDFQELLTRARVETVLSWLQEKLPFIDFAGIDFQSGMIQFSRNVGQTMIAMGTSILGNAFNVLMQFMIMLFVLFFLLKDGRRMVQYVKYLSPLHEDQEDTIINSLRNVSRSVLVGGLLVALLQGVVGGFGLSLVGIPPLFWGTMMGFTSLVPVLGTGIVWVPATLYLLIIGEYQSSLILLGWCGIIVTSIDTFLRPYFMKEASGMPLLYIFLSVIGGLQAFGPPGLLYGPLILSFTMVMLRIYGEVFGDVIKPEDAAASVDQDSEG
- a CDS encoding YceD family protein; translation: MHTLWIDITDIPAQGREFSFTDPEIWAVPAKEYGMDVVPGDDIEAKVHLNPQDKTCIVNGRISGTVTIPCDRCLQSASFSFDQQFNTFEELTPEMEDGHEPLIREHKGKLELDVGTILWEQFVLALPAKPLCSDECKGLCPQCGAELNKQECSCKAQGGDPRMAALRNLKIPSKGN
- a CDS encoding beta-ketoacyl-ACP synthase III yields the protein MTQQAYIRGFGFNVPDNIVTNADLEKIVDTSDEWITTRTGINQRHISQGEVTSDLGTKAAQQALTDAGMSADEVTHIICATCSPDSYCPNTATQIQHKLGISGCMAFDLNAACSGFIYSLQVARSFVNTDPSAVVLIVASEVLSPRTNWEDRTTCVLFGDGSGAAVVTADKGENGVEIQGALMESDGQYGELLTILGGGSEHPYKLGDTIDEAFFIQMNGREVYKVAVRSMTSACKRLIEQSELTVDDIDVLIPHQANLRIIEAVGKKLGIPEERVFTNVQKYGNTSAASVGIALAEGRAMGVLEPGTRALLTTFGAGFTWGALILQF